TGCTACTGCTCTCAAGTACATAGGTTTGTGTGATTCCCGGCTATGGCTACACCCACAGACTTAATAATGATAAGATTGTGATCATATTCAACGCAAGTCTCTCCCTGAGGAATAGGAGATGCAAAATAAAACGGATGATTGGTTATCGATTATGCGATATAAATATGATTTCACCTGGCTTCACTGGGCGATTCTCTCCTTTTAGATCTTTATGCAAGATCAACCTAGCCCCTAAGTTTATGAGTTAATTCATAAATGTAGTAGTTCAACTGCTCATTTATCATCTACCATTCTGGTACACGATTTGTGGAAGAATTTGAATTTACCATATTTCTCATCATCCGATCTCAAGTGTTGTTACATGGGTCATTTCAAGTCCAAGTTCAAGTTCCATGGCTAATAATCATCGACGGAAATTTCAGAGTTTCgtttggtcaatcaaatgaaactaatatATTTTCCCATATATTCACATTGTTGGAATCTATGTTTTCCAAAAATAGCTTGCATATCTGCATTCATATTCCCCAAATTATTGGAATATCTCATATGGCATGGAATTCTGCTTAAGTGTCGCAGTTTGTGCCATTTTTATTCGCTGTCAGTTGAAACACATGGTTTGTGAAACCCCGGTATGTCGGAACCTTGATTCAAGGTGCATGTCAATCAGCTTATGGTTCTTTTATTAATTACCATAGCAAGCTGCGAGTATCAAATAATATCCTCATATGGTTCTTTTATGAGATAATATTCCTCAAACTTAGTTGATCATTTTACGGTCAACTTATTCAACTTTCCCGCGCATCTTAATCATTCACAAAAGATGTACGTGTTATCATGTCAACTTTTCATTCCTAAAGATTGTTCTCTTTGTTATTCGAGAACTAAATTCTTGATCTTTCATTATTGGATTTCATATCCTCATATCCTTTCAAGAAAACCCGATATATGGGTAATCCTAGTTGACTATTTCATAGTCGAATCAATTTAATGTCCAAAATATCCGCATACAAATTTGTATTATTTCTCTGTCAATGAAAATTGTTAACATCGTATGTGTTATAATATGCCCTTAATTACCTCACTGGCAAACCAGAAAATATTTCCATGTTTATGTGAAattgattttgtttccaaaaatattttcggaGTATATCCAATATATTTTTCTCGGAAATATATTGCATCAGCAGTGCCAGTAATAGCCTTCTTTGTTAGTTGATACTGCTGCACTTTGTATTATTTCACTTTGTCAAACAAGTTACCTCTGATCGAAACTTGTTGTTCCAGTTCATGGGCACAAATCAGAATATATTTTCATCATTGCATCAATTTTGATGTGTGTTAGTTATCAATGTGTCTTGTACAAGTTCTTGGCTCGTTCTAGGAATTTGATTTACGAGGAGTACTCCTCTCTTTAGAAGAAGTGTAATTTGACTCCTTTGATTAATTGTGGTGTATGGATGCAATATATATCTCCTGCCCACGAAAGCTTTCTTTCATGATCATAATTTTCATCGGCTATGATGGTCTTTGGTTTATGGAAGTTCTCCTTCAAGAAATCTTCATTTATTTCTTACCCTCGTTCCCAAAATACATGATATTTTGTGATCTTATTTCCAAAAGTAGTTTTTTGATAATATCCTTTATTCGGAAAAGACTCTTTTGCGAtcttattttcaaaagttgtttttcATTCACGAAAAAAAAATAATCGTAAACAGTTAGACGTCCATCATCTTGTTATTATGAAGGACTGTCATCTCTTTTTATTTACTCATTATTTGAGTTTTTATCTTGTTCTCAAAATTTGTTTGTTCATTCTCTCAAGAACATTCAAatcaattctaaaaatattttctatTTTCGAACTTCTTGCCGTTTCTGGTAATCAAGATAAGTTTCAAAATCAAGTCAAGACCTGTTTCAGCAGTTCGATGCTCGTTTTGCCTCATTATTGTGTGTCTTAATTGAAGATCCAGTTCGTCTCAAGCGTGATCTTCGAAGTCCAAGTACAAGATATGGAGGAAGATATTGAAGAAGAACAATCAAATTGCAGCTTTTAATTACACGAGAAAGCCAGCTCATAAAGTTCAATCGTCATGGTCCGTGAAAGAAGATCATATACCATTATCGAAGTACGTTATACAAAGTTTCTTTACAAGGTTTCTTTTCAAGATGTTGTCCAAGTTGCACACTTCAATTCTCTCCGTGTCCAACTTGTGGGGGGTTGTTGGAATATACGGTGCATTATAGACCAAGAAGACCAAGTCTGTAACAATATCTTCTAGATTATAGGATCAAGTCAGCTAGTAAATCCTCTAATGTAGATAGATAAGTTTCACCTAGTCAAAGATAtggtttgtttctttatcttctaGGTCCATATCCTATCAACTATAAATAGGATCAATCTTGTAAATGTAAAATATCCTAGCAAGCCTGGAGATCAATCcaattcaccctacggggtttctCAGTGGATGTAGGTCAGTGACCGAACCACTTTAAACATTGTCTTCTTTGATTTCTGTTTTCCGATCTATGAaccctcgatacccataatttattacgCCTTCCAACTTAAAAAGTTTTTGAAAAGAATCTGCAGGGTTTATATTACTAGATGGCACAACAACTTCTACAACGCATAAGTCTTCGGTTTCTATATTGAATGATATTATTGCGTCTGATAGGCTTGAATACCAGCCATCAACCATCCAGTAAAAATTCCTGCAGGCCATCTTTTTTTACTTGGAGGATGAGAGCAGCTAACAACACCTCTGAATAAGAGAAACCCATGATATGAACTCCATAGCTTATGTGGACCGCCGCAATACTCATCAAGAGAGAAGCTTATAGCTACATTCTCACCTTCACCatcgaaaaaaaaaagatcgaTGTCATTGTCATCTTGCTCGCTAAGAGATTGCACAACAATGTCTGGAGTAGCTCGGTCGAGGTGTGCACGCTTGAAGTACGGAGTTGTCGTTAAGTGATACAATAAGTCATTGTGTTGCCACAGCTGGAAGTCTGAGGAGTATGTCGCTTATGATACCACAAGGAAGATAAGGCATCATAGGGACCTTCCTCCTCAATTGCTTCGACACCTTCATCCCTGACGGCTTCTGGTAACTGTACAGGAGGATCAGTTGCACAATCCATTGCTTTATTTTCTTCCGTAAGAAATTGAATCAAAAAAAGTAAAAGAGAATACAATATTTATAGAGCCGACGTATACCAAGAATAAGAATAGAAATCGGaattggaaaaggaaatcactcaGAGACTCGGTGTTAAACCACAAACCGGTTCCCCTAACTTTTGGGCCTGGGTGTCAAAGAGGAAAGCCGGCCTTAAGTATGTTTTTATCTTCTCTTCatttctgtagagagagaaatcaagaaatcTTTTCAGATCCCCGATTTCTTAAACCCTAAATCACAAAATGGCAACAAAAAATCCATCGAAAACCCTAGTGAATCTCTTCAGATTTCATCGATCTTTGAGTacatcctcctcatcatcacctCAATCTCAAAAGCTTATTGTGAAAACTCAGGCATTCTCATCGCCatctgattcatcatcatcagcatcgAAAGGTTTGATTAGATTACCTGAAAGAAGGAAAGTGTATACAGTAAACAGATCACCACATATTGATAAGAAATCAAGAGAACAATTTGAGATGAGAATTAAGAGTCAATATCAGGTTATTAAAGTATCACCAGGCGAATTGCAGAATAAGTATTTTTGGTTGAAGAGACAGCGGTTGTCTGGTGCTCAGTTTGAGCTTCAGTTTAATACTAAGACTCGCCTGGATCTTAAACGGGTAAGTCCTAATATGAACCCTAAATCTCTCTTTTCAGCTTCATTGATTTGTGTCTTAATTTGATTTGTTGTTATTGGTCTGCGTAATTCTAAATTTGTTGTTAATTCATGATTTGTTTGTGTTTGGTTCAAATTCTTGGGTTTAACTTTTAACCAGGAAAGATGAAATTTAGGCTACTGAACTAATCAAATGAAAGAGGACACACTTACTTTGGAGTAATTCAACCAAGAATTTTTAGTCTAGAATCTCTGAACCTGTATTGCATTTTGGATTCTCGTATTCCTTTTTTATTATTTCAGCTTCATGGATTTTGTGGCTTGATTTGATTTGTTGTTATTGTTTTATGTTCTTCAGATTTACTTGAATCAGTGGTTTTGTTTGTGTATTGTTCGCATTTTAGAGATTAATTAAGGTAGTTTTAACTAGATGAAATGTAGGTTAGTTGACAAGCCTAATCAAACTTGTATTGAGAACAGACTTTTTTTCGACTAATTCGATCCTTTGCTGTCTTGATTTAATCTGTAATTTCCTTCCTGGAAGAATTCATAATGAAATTGTTAAATATCGAAATTTTGGATCGAAAGACATGATTTGAAACTTAAATTAGTGTCAATCCCGTTTCCTGTTTGGAAGGTGGAATTGAATTGCCAGGAAAGGATTTTGTGATTATTTGTAAAGGTCGCTGAAAATCCAACTTTAGTCTGTAGCACTTTCCTAGGATTAACAAATAGTGCAAAGTAGAGTTTCCATTTGAAAACAGCATAAGTTAGAAAAGCGCTCAAGTTTTTGTGGTTGAGTTGTAACTTACTCAAACATTCCTCATGCTGCCATTTTTTAAATTCGGTAGTAGTAGCCACAGATGTTAATGAGTTTACATTGATACCGGCATGATCGGAACTTAAATCCCATGTATCCTTATAAATATCGAACTCAACTGCAACAAATTTAGGTCTTGAAGTTAGACTAGAATAGAATAAAGTGTTATTTTATTAGTTGTATTCTGACCCCTTTTTAATGGATTTAGGTCGCAGTGTTCATAAATGTATAAGCAATTTATAATGGAAATGTACCATGTAAATCAAGTATCTTACATCTAAGATACTTTTTAAAGGGGTTGGGATATATATGATGGAAAAGATCACTTTATTCTTCTCTAGTCTCTTATCTCCCGTTAGATAGCTGGAattgatatcttttttttttgtggaaacCAAAGGAGGGTTACACTTCAAAGTCTTTATTGAAGCTTGAATTCGTTTGCTAGGATCATTCTGGAAGCTACTTAGAAGCCTAGTTTTGGTTTTTCTTGCTCTTAATAATTAACAGATATTAAGCTAAGTTTACAAACGGTTAACCAGAGTTGAAAATTCTTTTAAATGAATGAAAACCGATGTTGTGCCCTTACGATTGCTAGTAAAGCTTTTGTTTCTGCCTGCTTGCTATCCTTAGTTGGAAAAAACCATTTGTCCTTCTCACTCcggggttttgttatcttgtgcatgggtGCACAAGATAACAGCCAATCATTGCATTGGAAAATgcaaaaaacaattaaaaaacttGAGAGATGATGTTAATTTGCATTAGAGAATGCAAATGTTAATAAATTTTCTACATTCTCCAATGCAATTTAACATCACCTCTCATgctctttttttttgcattttccaaTGCAATGATTGGctgttatcttgtgcatgggtGCGCAAGACAACAAAACCACTCAGAAGCCTAGTTTCTGGTTTTCCTTGCTCTTAGTAATAATGGATTTTAAGCAAAGTTTCCAAAGGATTAATAAGAGTTGAAAATACTTAAAAATGAATGATAACCGGTGTTGTGCCCATATGATTGCTTCTAGTAAAGCTTTTGATTTTGCCTGCTTGCTATCCTTAGTTACTGTTTGTAATTCTCAAGATCCATAGTGCTCCCCTGCAGGAGTTAATTTGCTGTTTGTAAAGGGAGCATCAGAATATGTGGATGTGTTGGGATGATGATTCCATGTTGTGAGCTGTAGTTCAATGTGTGTGTAGTAGCATTGTTAAGAAGAGAAGGTTTGTATGAATGCACTCTTCTATCTTGTTTATAGTCGCAACATGGAGGGAAGGTAACCCAGATCCATCACACTTCTATTATTGTTCTAGTAATATTGGTAGAAGCTGTGGTGGTGAGGAGACTTTCCAGCCATGTAGAGAAGTGCTGTAGGGGATTGACCAAACCCACACCAAACAGcacttggaaatttcttggtctTGCTGACTCAGGGGATATGTGTCAATGGAGGGGCCAAATCTGCTTCAGTGGTGACTAACTGGATGAGTTCCTTGTGAGGGTTTCCACTGACTTTATATGCCACTTTTAGATGCCATAATGAGAGCTTTTTCTTGGGGTTTTTTTGTAGTAAAAAGGTGAGGTTGAAAAGTCTCAGTGGTTATCAGCTGCCAGTGATTTGTATTTGCACCTTAAATGGGACATCCAAGTTGGGTAGTATCCTTGATGACTGAGGAAGGAAAAAGTGTTGCAGTATGTTCATGTTTCTCTGAGTGCTGTATCATGATTCTTATCAAATTGCTTTTTCTAACTTGAAGCTgtgtattttcatttttattagcTAACTGTTTCTAGA
This DNA window, taken from Papaver somniferum cultivar HN1 chromosome 3, ASM357369v1, whole genome shotgun sequence, encodes the following:
- the LOC113357887 gene encoding uncharacterized protein LOC113357887; translated protein: MATKNPSKTLVNLFRFHRSLSTSSSSSPQSQKLIVKTQAFSSPSDSSSSASKGLIRLPERRKVYTVNRSPHIDKKSREQFEMRIKSQYQVIKVSPGELQNKYFWLKRQRLSGAQFELQFNTKTRLDLKRLSKVVAQESPQE